The Marinobacter subterrani genome has a segment encoding these proteins:
- a CDS encoding (2Fe-2S)-binding protein encodes MAAPDTTQCPDTWPERYARLLQASGLDRAAVLARALAPASGEQQALFSLAQCLDQPALLIDQVARDYPHAGDASALRAQLSVLQQDLALSVIAPLTLRLFLHGRSHLPDPASIFLAPPGQGVQASARWFHVANGDPVDETRFIRSLARLASDWYPVFRKSFRVSPGAYWSSIGLGLGAPFSAVWNLAEPDALCDLAQRWLDESGSEASQFIDWIPAVFSGQRAAIPQRKGCCLKYLLPAGGYCGTCGVYRKERLAALTHQRAST; translated from the coding sequence ATGGCCGCGCCTGACACCACCCAATGCCCGGATACCTGGCCGGAACGCTATGCCCGCCTGCTGCAGGCCTCCGGGCTGGACCGGGCCGCGGTTCTTGCCCGGGCGCTCGCGCCGGCCTCCGGCGAACAGCAGGCACTCTTTTCTCTGGCGCAATGTCTGGATCAGCCGGCACTGCTGATCGATCAGGTGGCCCGGGATTACCCGCACGCCGGCGATGCCAGCGCCCTCAGGGCACAGCTTTCCGTACTTCAGCAGGATCTGGCCTTGAGCGTTATTGCCCCGCTCACCCTGCGCCTGTTCCTGCACGGCCGGTCTCACTTGCCAGACCCCGCGAGCATATTCCTCGCGCCCCCTGGGCAGGGGGTACAGGCCTCTGCGCGGTGGTTTCATGTGGCGAACGGCGACCCTGTGGATGAGACCAGGTTTATCCGATCTCTGGCGCGCCTGGCTTCAGACTGGTATCCGGTTTTCCGTAAATCGTTCAGAGTCAGCCCCGGCGCCTACTGGAGCAGCATCGGGCTGGGGCTAGGGGCCCCGTTTTCGGCGGTCTGGAACCTGGCGGAGCCGGACGCACTCTGCGATCTGGCCCAGCGCTGGCTTGACGAGTCTGGCAGTGAGGCCAGCCAGTTCATTGACTGGATTCCGGCGGTGTTCAGTGGGCAAAGGGCGGCCATCCCACAGCGCAAGGGCTGCTGCCTGAAATACCTGCTACCAGCGGGCGGTTACTGCGGCACCTGTGGCGTTTATCGCAAGGAGCGCCTGGCGGCTCTCACACATCAGCGAGCGAGTACCTAG
- a CDS encoding TonB-dependent siderophore receptor has translation MSPNPEPLFRRKALFTAILCVTLPAVAAAQDSEPTILEVLDVSAERGPVSSEATGSYTGGATTTSMKMALGHRETPQAVTVVTREQIDDFALNDINDVLEGTTGVTVESVETDRTYYTARGFEINNFQYDGVGLPAVYDNVQGELDTAFFDRIEVVRGANGLMAGSGNPAATVNFIRKRPTEETSASVAVTGGSWGRKRIVGDVSGAVSESGAVRARVVAGYEDKNSYLDRYSNEKQMFYGVLEADLTDTTLLTLGHAIQTSDTDSPLWGALPLFYTDGTATDFARSTSTASDWSYWDNTRQNSFVELQQALAGGWRAKGSVLRLEKDSDSELFYQYGTPDPQTGEGLMAYPSQYDLDIEQWVADVYATGPFILANRTHELVIGATWSRSETVDESRYGQGIGNPLPPLTQWDGNYPRPAFDNGVAGSDWTDRETATYAAARWTLTDSLTAITGLRLTWLESKGTSYGAARNTRYHAVETPYAGLIYDLNRDHSVYVSYTEIFTPQTEVDINRDRLDPIDGVNYELGLKSEFLADRVNTTVALFRTEQQNVAEVAGTFSGTQDAYYRGMDGIQSEGVELEFVGEVTDRIQLFAGYTYVNIEDAEGDPAKPFVPEHLAQLRGTWEVPGIEGLEVGSEIRWQSSITQEQGVATTGPNAGSIIITEQESYAIVDLMASYDFARHWNATLNVNNVTDEKYIESLKKFGTSAQGFYGEPANASLTVSWVY, from the coding sequence ATGTCCCCGAATCCGGAACCCCTGTTCCGCCGCAAGGCGCTGTTTACTGCAATCCTGTGTGTGACCCTGCCTGCTGTAGCCGCGGCGCAGGACAGCGAGCCCACAATTCTTGAGGTGCTGGATGTGTCGGCAGAGCGTGGCCCGGTCTCCTCTGAGGCTACCGGCAGCTACACCGGTGGCGCAACGACAACCTCCATGAAGATGGCACTCGGCCACCGGGAAACGCCCCAGGCGGTGACCGTGGTGACCCGCGAGCAGATAGATGATTTTGCCCTCAATGACATTAACGACGTTCTGGAGGGGACAACCGGGGTAACCGTGGAATCGGTAGAGACCGACCGCACCTACTACACCGCCCGAGGTTTTGAGATCAACAACTTCCAGTACGACGGCGTCGGCCTGCCGGCGGTGTACGACAACGTACAGGGCGAGCTGGATACGGCTTTCTTTGACCGGATTGAGGTGGTGCGGGGTGCCAACGGCCTGATGGCCGGCTCCGGCAATCCGGCGGCTACCGTCAATTTCATTCGCAAAAGGCCGACCGAAGAAACCAGTGCCTCCGTGGCGGTTACGGGTGGCTCTTGGGGCAGGAAACGCATTGTCGGGGATGTCTCCGGCGCAGTTTCCGAATCCGGCGCGGTGCGTGCCCGGGTCGTGGCCGGTTACGAGGATAAAAACTCGTACCTGGACCGCTACAGCAATGAAAAGCAGATGTTCTATGGGGTGCTTGAGGCAGATCTGACCGATACCACCCTGTTGACCCTGGGCCACGCCATCCAGACTTCCGATACTGACAGCCCGCTATGGGGGGCGCTACCGCTGTTCTATACCGATGGCACCGCAACCGACTTTGCCCGGTCCACCAGTACCGCGTCGGACTGGTCCTATTGGGACAACACCCGCCAGAACAGTTTTGTGGAGCTGCAACAGGCGCTGGCGGGTGGATGGCGTGCCAAAGGCTCGGTATTGCGGCTGGAAAAGGACAGCGACTCAGAGTTGTTCTACCAGTACGGGACCCCGGACCCGCAGACCGGCGAAGGCCTGATGGCCTACCCGAGTCAGTATGATCTGGATATCGAGCAGTGGGTGGCTGACGTCTATGCCACCGGCCCCTTCATCCTCGCCAACCGGACTCACGAACTAGTAATTGGGGCCACCTGGTCGCGCTCCGAGACGGTGGACGAATCCCGCTATGGCCAGGGCATCGGCAACCCGCTGCCGCCTCTGACTCAATGGGATGGCAACTATCCCAGGCCGGCCTTTGACAACGGCGTTGCCGGCTCGGACTGGACCGATCGTGAAACCGCAACCTACGCCGCTGCCCGCTGGACCCTGACCGACAGCCTGACCGCCATTACCGGTCTCCGCCTTACCTGGCTCGAAAGCAAGGGCACCAGTTACGGGGCCGCCAGGAACACCCGTTACCACGCGGTGGAAACGCCCTATGCAGGGCTGATTTACGATCTCAACAGGGATCACTCCGTGTACGTCAGTTACACCGAGATATTCACCCCGCAAACTGAAGTGGACATCAACCGGGATCGCCTGGACCCGATCGACGGGGTGAACTACGAGCTGGGACTCAAGAGCGAATTCCTGGCCGACCGGGTCAATACCACGGTGGCCCTGTTCCGGACCGAGCAGCAGAACGTCGCCGAGGTGGCCGGAACCTTCTCCGGCACCCAGGATGCCTATTACCGCGGCATGGATGGCATTCAGAGTGAGGGTGTTGAGCTGGAGTTCGTTGGTGAGGTCACTGATCGTATCCAGCTGTTTGCCGGCTATACCTACGTGAATATTGAAGATGCGGAAGGTGACCCCGCGAAACCCTTTGTGCCGGAACATCTGGCCCAGTTGCGAGGAACCTGGGAAGTGCCTGGCATTGAGGGTCTTGAGGTTGGCAGTGAAATTCGCTGGCAGTCATCCATTACTCAGGAACAGGGCGTTGCCACCACCGGGCCCAATGCCGGGAGCATCATAATCACCGAACAGGAGAGCTATGCCATCGTTGACCTGATGGCCAGCTACGATTTCGCGCGCCACTGGAACGCCACGCTGAACGTGAACAATGTGACGGACGAAAAATACATCGAGAGCCTCAAGAAGTTTGGCACCTCCGCCCAGGGTTTCTACGGAGAGCCGGCGAACGCCAGCCTGACAGTGTCCTGGGTCTACTGA
- a CDS encoding GFA family protein, translating into MYTGHCLCGDIRFEYDGTLGPVALCHCGQCRRAHGSAFSASAPVQKVRFRFVSGEDCITEFESRPGKFRAFCRRCGSQLYSRVDAIPGILRLRVGWINEPLGKGAAQHVFAGSKSDWFEITDDLPQFEKTERTNDPH; encoded by the coding sequence ATGTATACCGGCCATTGCCTGTGTGGCGACATCCGTTTTGAATACGATGGCACTCTCGGCCCGGTTGCCCTGTGCCATTGCGGCCAGTGCCGCCGGGCCCACGGCAGTGCTTTTTCGGCCAGTGCGCCGGTCCAGAAGGTGCGGTTCCGCTTCGTCTCCGGCGAAGACTGCATTACCGAGTTTGAATCCCGTCCCGGCAAGTTCCGGGCCTTCTGCCGTCGCTGTGGCAGCCAGCTCTACAGCCGCGTGGATGCCATTCCCGGCATTCTCCGCCTGCGGGTGGGGTGGATCAACGAACCCCTCGGAAAAGGGGCGGCCCAACATGTTTTTGCCGGCTCCAAATCCGACTGGTTCGAGATTACCGACGACTTGCCACAATTCGAGAAAACCGAGCGCACCAACGATCCTCACTGA
- the dkgB gene encoding 2,5-didehydrogluconate reductase DkgB, giving the protein MSFSALPKIGMGTFRLKGNDARDAVKSALSLGYRHIDTAQMYGNEAEVGDGITSSGIPRREIFVTTKIWHDQLHASDLINSLHDSLARLKTDHVDLALIHWPSPDDEVPMAEYLGALRDAQKEGLVEHIGISNFTCAQMDKAKDILGDDAIFTNQVEVHPFLANRKVVEHAQKLGITVTGYMPLAVGKVMDDETLQRIAQERNATPAQIAIAWVASRGVVPIPSSTRPAHQKANLDALDIQLSEEEIRAIDALDRNDRIASPDFAPAWD; this is encoded by the coding sequence ATGTCATTCAGCGCACTTCCAAAGATCGGTATGGGAACTTTCCGGCTCAAGGGCAACGATGCCCGGGACGCCGTTAAGAGTGCCCTGTCTCTCGGTTATCGCCATATCGATACCGCACAGATGTACGGCAATGAAGCGGAAGTTGGCGATGGCATTACCTCCAGCGGCATTCCGCGCCGCGAGATTTTTGTCACCACCAAGATCTGGCACGACCAGCTCCACGCCAGCGACCTCATCAACAGCCTGCACGACAGCCTGGCGCGCCTGAAGACCGACCATGTCGATCTGGCACTCATTCACTGGCCATCGCCGGACGACGAAGTTCCCATGGCAGAGTACCTTGGCGCCCTGCGGGATGCGCAGAAAGAGGGGCTGGTCGAACATATTGGCATCTCCAACTTTACCTGTGCCCAGATGGACAAGGCCAAAGACATTCTTGGGGATGACGCCATCTTTACCAACCAGGTGGAGGTCCATCCATTTCTGGCCAACCGCAAAGTCGTGGAGCATGCACAGAAGCTTGGTATTACCGTGACCGGTTACATGCCTCTTGCCGTCGGCAAGGTAATGGACGACGAAACCCTTCAACGCATTGCCCAAGAGCGTAATGCCACTCCGGCACAAATTGCCATTGCATGGGTAGCCTCTCGAGGGGTGGTTCCGATTCCTTCCTCCACTCGCCCGGCCCACCAGAAGGCCAATCTTGATGCCCTGGATATCCAACTGAGTGAAGAAGAAATCCGCGCTATTGACGCTCTCGACCGCAACGACCGGATCGCCAGCCCGGATTTTGCCCCCGCCTGGGACTGA
- a CDS encoding glutathione S-transferase N-terminal domain-containing protein: protein MSNMLSHNVHVLGSVTTSSLTAWRGCLVVKQVPQPEKPIVLYDMEGCPYCRRVREALTALNLDVEIRPCPKGGSVFRGQAEALGGKQQFPLLADQNTGIVMYESEEIIGYLFDQYAGRPVPAYYRGRVWQPVLGSFASVASAMRGLRVSPGKRPEQPLHLWSFEGSPFSRLVRERLCELEIPYTLHNLGKEHWTEIGPAKQRLKPGPYTPIPGGKRDAFFQVHKRVQVPYLEDPNTGEGLFESARILGYLNRHYGG from the coding sequence ATGTCCAATATGCTGTCTCACAATGTTCATGTGCTGGGTTCGGTTACCACGTCTTCGCTGACTGCGTGGCGCGGCTGCCTGGTGGTCAAGCAGGTACCCCAGCCGGAAAAGCCCATCGTGCTCTACGATATGGAGGGCTGCCCTTATTGCCGTCGCGTTCGTGAAGCCCTGACGGCACTGAATCTGGACGTTGAAATCCGCCCCTGCCCGAAAGGCGGTTCGGTATTCCGGGGCCAGGCTGAGGCTTTGGGCGGCAAGCAGCAGTTTCCCTTGCTGGCGGATCAGAATACCGGAATCGTGATGTATGAGTCCGAGGAGATCATCGGGTATCTCTTTGATCAGTATGCCGGTCGGCCTGTGCCGGCCTACTATCGCGGTAGGGTCTGGCAGCCGGTTCTTGGCTCGTTCGCTTCAGTGGCGAGCGCCATGAGGGGGTTAAGGGTGAGCCCCGGGAAGCGCCCGGAGCAGCCTTTGCACCTGTGGAGTTTTGAGGGCAGCCCCTTTTCCCGGCTGGTGCGGGAACGGCTGTGTGAACTTGAGATTCCGTACACACTGCATAATCTGGGCAAGGAGCACTGGACAGAAATCGGGCCGGCAAAGCAACGCCTCAAGCCGGGGCCCTATACGCCGATTCCCGGGGGCAAGCGGGATGCGTTTTTCCAGGTGCACAAGCGCGTCCAGGTGCCCTATCTGGAAGACCCGAACACCGGTGAGGGATTATTCGAGTCTGCCCGCATTCTCGGGTACCTCAACCGACATTACGGGGGCTGA
- the dacB gene encoding D-alanyl-D-alanine carboxypeptidase/D-alanyl-D-alanine endopeptidase produces MASVAVLSLVGAGAQADDHQGTGEKSFTGNGLWSHEMRDYALDALDSKNALSVAAIPLNGPGIEQFINADQAMSPGSIMKLITTYAALEILGPTYRWDTDFLTDGEMVGDTLKGNLYVRLGGDPKLTIERLWGTLRDLRNMGIARVDGNLVLDGTVFRVDGGFPQFNDNGDNPYAPFLVEPSAYLTNLNLLHFEVRADERGTQAWSTPQLQDVVIDNRVTSTAAGPCPSRHNFDWQPIFHEDQRVTVRVSGQIPKGCRTTTYLSLLPHEQYTAALVRSLLRDMGITIAGNNLIAGTPEDAHLLMQTTSPDLVTMVRDINKWSSNVMARQLLLTIGSENRLEGEKDDRVAGIRVIYNWLESKDINTAGMVIDNGAGLTRHGRISARQGAEILQRAWNSPYAADLMTSMPIIAMDGTMARRLRDTGMAGEGRIKTGYLENVRSIAGFTRDANNTTWAVVGMVNNDPAWNGQAVLDRVLYSLHFRPPTGTAISQANAGTQATTIQ; encoded by the coding sequence ATGGCCTCGGTGGCTGTTCTGTCGCTGGTTGGCGCCGGTGCACAGGCCGACGACCACCAGGGTACCGGCGAGAAAAGCTTTACCGGCAATGGCCTGTGGAGCCACGAGATGCGTGACTACGCCCTCGATGCTCTGGACAGCAAGAACGCGCTGAGTGTTGCCGCCATCCCCCTGAACGGGCCGGGCATAGAGCAGTTCATCAATGCTGACCAGGCGATGAGCCCCGGCTCCATCATGAAGCTGATCACCACCTACGCAGCCCTGGAAATCCTCGGCCCGACCTACCGTTGGGACACCGATTTCCTGACCGATGGCGAGATGGTGGGCGATACCCTGAAAGGTAACCTCTACGTTCGGCTGGGTGGCGACCCCAAACTGACCATCGAGCGCCTGTGGGGCACACTGCGTGATTTGCGCAACATGGGCATTGCCCGGGTGGACGGCAACCTGGTACTGGACGGTACCGTGTTCAGAGTTGACGGCGGCTTCCCGCAATTCAATGACAACGGCGACAACCCTTATGCGCCATTCCTGGTGGAGCCTTCGGCCTACCTCACCAACCTTAACCTGTTGCACTTTGAAGTGCGGGCCGACGAGCGCGGCACCCAGGCCTGGAGCACGCCACAGTTGCAGGACGTGGTCATCGACAACCGGGTGACATCAACCGCGGCGGGCCCCTGCCCGAGCCGTCACAACTTTGACTGGCAGCCCATTTTCCACGAAGACCAGCGCGTAACCGTGCGGGTCAGTGGCCAGATCCCGAAAGGGTGCCGGACCACCACCTACCTCTCGCTCTTGCCCCACGAACAGTACACCGCCGCCCTGGTTCGCTCACTGCTCCGTGATATGGGCATTACCATTGCCGGAAACAACCTGATTGCTGGCACCCCGGAAGACGCTCACCTGCTGATGCAGACCACCTCACCGGACCTGGTAACCATGGTTCGTGACATTAACAAGTGGAGCAGCAACGTCATGGCCCGCCAGTTGCTGCTGACCATCGGTTCGGAAAACCGGCTGGAAGGCGAGAAGGATGACCGGGTCGCCGGTATCCGCGTGATCTACAACTGGCTGGAAAGCAAAGACATCAACACCGCAGGCATGGTCATCGATAACGGCGCCGGCCTCACCCGCCATGGCCGGATCTCCGCCCGCCAGGGTGCGGAAATTCTTCAGCGCGCCTGGAACAGCCCCTACGCTGCAGACCTGATGACATCCATGCCGATTATTGCCATGGACGGAACCATGGCCCGCCGCCTGCGCGATACCGGCATGGCCGGTGAGGGCCGGATCAAAACCGGCTATCTTGAAAACGTCCGCTCCATTGCCGGGTTCACCCGAGACGCCAATAACACCACCTGGGCTGTCGTCGGGATGGTCAACAACGATCCGGCCTGGAATGGCCAGGCGGTGCTGGACCGGGTGCTGTATTCCCTGCATTTCCGGCCACCCACAGGCACGGCGATTTCGCAGGCCAATGCCGGTACGCAGGCAACAACCATCCAGTAA
- a CDS encoding DUF2798 domain-containing protein translates to MSKIKLSRIRQLVFGFYMSGIMSLLMSGVITFINTGMDSGFAYRWIPAFLVAWAVAFPLVTFIAPLAGRMTAFTMRRFENEHTPAN, encoded by the coding sequence ATGAGCAAGATAAAGCTTTCACGCATACGCCAGTTGGTGTTCGGCTTTTACATGTCCGGCATTATGTCGCTACTGATGTCCGGGGTGATCACGTTCATCAACACGGGCATGGACAGCGGCTTCGCTTATCGCTGGATACCCGCTTTTCTGGTTGCCTGGGCCGTTGCCTTCCCACTGGTTACCTTCATAGCGCCCCTGGCGGGGAGGATGACGGCCTTCACCATGCGCCGGTTCGAGAACGAACATACTCCGGCAAACTGA
- a CDS encoding SDR family oxidoreductase, which produces MSSKNLFDLTGKVALITGASRGIGENIARTLADYGAHVIVSSRKIDGCEAVASSIREAGGSAEAYACHIGEMDQIDSIWAHIEQTHGKLDILVNNAAANPYFGPVEETDLGAFNKTVDVNIRGYFFMCARGAQMMKKTGGGSIVNVASVNGVNPGHFQGIYSVTKAAVISMTKSFAMELGQQKIRVNALLPGLTDTKFASALTTNEAIKKQAMAHIPMKRVADPGEMAGTVLYLVSDASSYTTGACINADGGYLTI; this is translated from the coding sequence ATGAGCAGCAAAAACCTGTTTGACCTGACTGGCAAGGTTGCCCTGATAACCGGCGCCAGCCGAGGCATCGGTGAGAACATCGCCCGCACCCTGGCGGACTATGGCGCCCATGTGATAGTCAGCAGCCGGAAGATTGACGGCTGCGAAGCGGTGGCCAGCAGCATTCGTGAGGCCGGCGGCAGTGCCGAAGCCTACGCCTGCCACATTGGTGAAATGGATCAGATCGACAGCATCTGGGCCCATATCGAGCAGACCCACGGCAAGCTGGACATTCTGGTTAATAACGCGGCGGCAAACCCCTATTTCGGGCCGGTGGAGGAAACCGACCTGGGGGCGTTCAACAAAACCGTGGATGTCAACATCCGTGGCTATTTCTTCATGTGCGCCCGTGGCGCCCAGATGATGAAAAAGACCGGTGGCGGCTCGATCGTCAACGTGGCGTCTGTTAACGGCGTAAACCCGGGCCACTTCCAGGGCATCTACTCGGTCACCAAGGCCGCCGTGATTTCCATGACCAAATCCTTTGCCATGGAACTGGGCCAGCAGAAGATTCGTGTGAACGCCCTGTTGCCGGGACTGACCGATACCAAGTTTGCCAGTGCCCTGACCACCAACGAGGCCATCAAGAAACAGGCTATGGCCCACATTCCCATGAAGCGCGTGGCCGATCCCGGTGAAATGGCCGGCACCGTGCTGTACCTGGTGTCTGATGCCTCCAGTTACACCACCGGTGCCTGCATTAATGCCGACGGTGGTTACCTGACAATCTGA
- a CDS encoding histidine phosphatase family protein — protein MATIYLVRHGQASFGEDNYDQLSPRGWEQGRVLGRWLAGKVQPKAVFGGNMERHRETVEAITSGFGEALPDMQAVEGLNEFDHMQVVERLRPEWADRQRMASDLASFPKPAKAFQQSFEKAMARWVSGEFDDDYTETWPAFRARVITALEELIEYTDGGDTLVSTSGGPISVIAQHLLELSDRKALEMNNVIANTSVSRVLHSGPRRSLAVFNNYSHLEAEDPALVTFR, from the coding sequence ATGGCGACGATTTATCTTGTGCGCCACGGCCAGGCCAGTTTCGGCGAAGACAATTATGACCAGCTCTCGCCCCGCGGGTGGGAGCAGGGCAGGGTGCTTGGCCGCTGGCTGGCGGGCAAGGTGCAGCCCAAAGCCGTGTTTGGCGGCAATATGGAGCGCCACCGCGAGACCGTTGAAGCCATCACCAGCGGTTTCGGTGAGGCGCTGCCCGATATGCAAGCGGTCGAAGGGCTGAATGAGTTTGATCACATGCAGGTGGTTGAGCGCTTGCGGCCGGAATGGGCCGATCGGCAGCGCATGGCTTCGGATCTGGCTTCCTTCCCGAAACCTGCGAAGGCGTTTCAGCAGTCGTTCGAGAAGGCCATGGCCCGGTGGGTCAGCGGTGAGTTCGATGATGACTACACCGAAACCTGGCCGGCGTTCCGCGCTCGGGTGATTACCGCACTGGAGGAACTGATTGAGTATACCGATGGCGGCGACACGCTGGTGTCCACTTCCGGTGGGCCTATTTCAGTCATTGCCCAGCACCTGCTTGAGCTGAGTGACAGGAAAGCGCTGGAAATGAACAACGTGATTGCCAATACCAGTGTGTCCCGCGTTCTTCACTCCGGGCCCCGTCGCAGCCTGGCCGTCTTCAATAACTACAGCCACCTGGAAGCGGAAGATCCCGCCCTGGTGACATTCCGATAA
- a CDS encoding phosphotransferase family protein, whose amino-acid sequence MTQIDQAVDIREGEELDKAAVDRFMKQAIPDLQGEPEIRQYPGGASNLTYQVDYGDRSLVLRRPPFGKIAKSAHDMLREARVMRALKPVYPYVPNIIAICDDHDVLGCDFYVMERLKGIILRQDFPKDLELSEADTRKLCLNVIDKLVDLHRVDAKAAGLDKLGKGEGYVQRQIGGWSDRFRKSRTDDVGDFEQVMSWLNDKMPDDIAQVVIHNDFRFDNVVLNPDNPFEVIGVLDWEMATIGDPLMDLGNSLAYWIEADDEGPFQMLRRQPTHRPGMLTRKEVVEYYMEQSGFKVGNFDFYEIYGLFRLAVIIQQIYYRFYHGQTKDKRFAAFGHAANYLEKRCQRLIAESSL is encoded by the coding sequence ATGACTCAGATCGACCAGGCCGTGGACATCCGGGAAGGCGAGGAGCTGGATAAAGCCGCGGTGGACCGGTTCATGAAACAGGCGATCCCGGATCTGCAAGGCGAGCCGGAAATTCGGCAGTACCCGGGTGGCGCCTCGAACCTGACCTATCAGGTGGATTACGGCGACCGGTCCTTGGTCTTGCGACGGCCGCCATTCGGCAAGATCGCCAAGTCAGCTCACGACATGTTGCGTGAGGCCAGGGTCATGCGGGCGCTCAAGCCAGTCTATCCCTACGTGCCCAACATTATCGCCATCTGCGATGACCATGATGTTCTGGGATGCGATTTCTACGTGATGGAGCGCCTCAAAGGCATCATCTTGCGCCAGGATTTTCCGAAGGATCTTGAGCTCAGCGAAGCCGATACCCGCAAGCTTTGCCTGAACGTGATCGACAAACTGGTGGATCTTCACCGGGTGGATGCCAAAGCAGCAGGGCTGGATAAACTGGGCAAGGGCGAGGGCTACGTTCAGCGCCAGATTGGCGGCTGGAGTGACCGTTTCCGCAAGTCCCGCACCGACGATGTGGGCGACTTCGAGCAGGTCATGAGCTGGCTCAACGACAAAATGCCCGACGACATTGCCCAGGTGGTGATCCACAACGATTTCCGCTTCGACAACGTGGTGCTGAACCCGGACAACCCGTTCGAGGTGATCGGCGTGCTGGACTGGGAGATGGCCACCATCGGTGATCCGCTGATGGATCTGGGTAACAGCCTGGCTTACTGGATTGAGGCGGACGATGAAGGTCCGTTCCAGATGCTGCGCCGACAACCGACCCATCGCCCGGGCATGCTCACCCGAAAGGAAGTGGTGGAGTATTACATGGAGCAGTCCGGCTTCAAGGTCGGCAATTTCGACTTCTACGAGATCTATGGCCTTTTCCGGCTGGCGGTGATCATCCAGCAGATCTATTACCGCTTCTACCATGGTCAGACCAAAGACAAGCGCTTTGCGGCCTTTGGTCACGCCGCCAATTACCTTGAGAAGCGCTGCCAGCGACTGATTGCGGAGAGCTCCCTGTAA
- a CDS encoding SDR family oxidoreductase, which translates to MTQRVFITGGASGLGRAIALRYAKEGARVCIGDINPEQGVGVESEINAAGGEGYFVECDVRRLTDFEKVRDDLVKKWGGVDVVVNNAGVASAGSIEDTTMADWEWILDINVLGVVRGCKAFTPQFKQQGAGAFVNVASMAGLMLAPLMDSYNVTKAGVIALSETLSQELRDAGIHVSCVCPAFFQTNLTSSMRSDIPGIQQNVNKLMKRSTVTAEDVAEDIYRSVKDKSFWVLPHAKERRMWMLKRHAPWAFDWLMHQESKRWMSKMGGSKA; encoded by the coding sequence ATGACACAGAGAGTATTCATAACCGGCGGGGCCAGCGGCCTCGGTCGGGCGATTGCATTGCGGTACGCGAAAGAAGGCGCCAGAGTCTGTATCGGGGATATCAACCCGGAGCAGGGCGTTGGGGTTGAGAGCGAAATCAACGCGGCCGGTGGCGAGGGCTACTTTGTCGAGTGCGATGTTCGCCGCCTGACCGATTTTGAGAAAGTCCGGGACGACCTGGTGAAGAAGTGGGGTGGCGTGGATGTGGTGGTGAACAACGCCGGTGTTGCTTCTGCCGGCTCCATTGAAGACACCACCATGGCGGACTGGGAGTGGATTCTCGATATCAACGTGTTGGGTGTGGTTCGCGGCTGCAAGGCGTTCACGCCGCAGTTCAAACAGCAGGGCGCCGGGGCGTTTGTGAATGTGGCTTCCATGGCCGGGCTGATGCTGGCGCCTCTGATGGATAGCTACAATGTGACCAAGGCGGGGGTAATTGCCCTGTCCGAGACCCTGAGTCAGGAGCTTCGGGATGCCGGTATTCATGTCAGCTGTGTGTGCCCGGCGTTTTTCCAGACCAACCTGACCAGCAGCATGCGCTCGGATATTCCCGGCATCCAGCAGAATGTGAACAAACTGATGAAGCGGTCCACGGTGACGGCGGAGGACGTGGCCGAGGATATTTACCGGTCGGTAAAAGACAAAAGCTTCTGGGTATTGCCCCACGCCAAGGAGCGCCGCATGTGGATGCTGAAGCGCCATGCGCCCTGGGCGTTTGACTGGCTGATGCATCAGGAGAGCAAGCGCTGGATGAGCAAGATGGGAGGCAGTAAGGCCTGA